The Micromonospora sp. Llam0 genome includes a window with the following:
- a CDS encoding roadblock/LC7 domain-containing protein: protein MNSPYTPDTAERPTAPAGNGNGSLSAEAQTFNWLLDSFTSSTAGVREAIAVSSDGLLMAMSAIQDRANAERLAAVVSGMTSLAGGAANWYSLGTLNRVVVDMADGYLLVSSISSGSVLGVIADRSASLGTVAYEMTLFAGRAGGPLTPRLIAELKNSVQS from the coding sequence ATGAACAGTCCCTACACGCCGGACACCGCAGAACGCCCGACGGCCCCGGCCGGCAACGGCAACGGCTCGCTGAGCGCCGAAGCGCAGACCTTCAACTGGCTGCTGGACTCGTTCACCTCCAGCACAGCCGGTGTCCGCGAAGCCATCGCGGTATCCTCCGACGGACTGCTGATGGCCATGTCCGCGATCCAGGACCGGGCCAACGCCGAGCGGCTGGCGGCGGTGGTGTCCGGCATGACCAGCCTGGCCGGTGGTGCGGCGAACTGGTACTCACTCGGCACGCTGAACCGGGTGGTGGTGGACATGGCCGATGGCTACCTGCTGGTCAGTTCGATCAGCTCCGGGTCGGTGCTGGGGGTGATCGCCGACCGCTCGGCCAGCCTTGGCACCGTCGCCTACGAGATGACCCTGTTCGCCGGGCGCGCCGGTGGCCCGCTCACTCCCCGGCTGATCGCCGAGTTGAAGAACTCCGTCCAGTCGTGA
- a CDS encoding DUF742 domain-containing protein: MTRPPYGADEPVDPRPRIRPYLRTPPSGDTPAAGGGPPGAGGSDSGGPDRSGGDATPTTLRPFVLTAGRVTGADPNINLETQVTARIPDPFDPGPPVSGLAPELRAIIALAADPISVAELSARLGLHLGVTRVLVGDLRASAHLDVHVPDVDAPADADTILRVIRGLRAIS; this comes from the coding sequence GTGACCCGACCGCCGTACGGGGCGGACGAGCCGGTCGATCCGCGGCCGCGGATCCGCCCCTACCTGCGTACCCCGCCGTCGGGTGACACCCCGGCGGCGGGCGGGGGTCCGCCCGGCGCCGGCGGATCCGACAGCGGCGGGCCGGACCGGTCGGGCGGCGACGCCACGCCGACGACACTGCGGCCGTTCGTGCTGACCGCCGGCCGGGTCACCGGGGCGGACCCGAACATCAACCTGGAGACGCAGGTGACCGCCCGGATACCGGACCCGTTCGACCCCGGCCCTCCGGTATCCGGCCTGGCCCCGGAACTACGGGCGATCATCGCGCTCGCCGCCGACCCGATCTCCGTCGCGGAACTGTCCGCCCGGCTGGGGCTGCACCTGGGGGTGACCCGGGTACTCGTCGGCGACCTCCGCGCCTCCGCCCATCTCGACGTCCACGTACCCGACGTCGACGCCCCTGCCGATGCCGACACCATCCTGCGAGTGATCCGTGGACTACGTGCCATCTCCTGA
- a CDS encoding ATP/GTP-binding protein, which produces MDYVPSPDRPTAGPPPTARHRAAPRTAPIPVKIVVAGGFGVGKTTTVGAISEIVPLTTEAEMTAVSVGVDDPGPESGKTTTTVAMDFGCVTIDRSLKLYLFGTPGQTRFGFMWDDLARGALGALVVVDSSRLDDCYPAVDYFERAGLPFVVGVNTFNGRLGHSIDEVRWALATGPAVPVVAYDARDRLSVRDALLVVLDRALDRAVRSQPS; this is translated from the coding sequence GTGGACTACGTGCCATCTCCTGACCGTCCGACCGCCGGACCGCCCCCGACAGCCCGGCACCGCGCCGCACCCCGGACCGCGCCGATTCCGGTCAAGATCGTCGTGGCGGGCGGCTTCGGGGTCGGCAAGACCACCACCGTCGGGGCCATCTCCGAGATCGTCCCGCTGACCACCGAGGCGGAGATGACCGCCGTCTCCGTCGGGGTCGACGACCCCGGCCCAGAGTCCGGCAAGACCACCACGACAGTCGCGATGGACTTCGGCTGTGTCACGATCGACCGGAGTCTGAAGCTGTACCTGTTCGGCACCCCGGGCCAGACCCGCTTCGGGTTCATGTGGGACGACCTGGCCCGGGGGGCGTTGGGTGCACTCGTCGTGGTGGACAGCTCACGCCTGGACGACTGCTACCCCGCCGTCGACTACTTCGAGCGGGCCGGGCTGCCGTTCGTGGTGGGAGTAAATACCTTCAACGGCCGCCTTGGTCATAGCATTGACGAGGTCAGGTGGGCGTTGGCGACCGGCCCGGCCGTTCCGGTCGTCGCGTACGACGCCCGCGACCGGCTGTCGGTCCGGGACGCCCTGCTGGTGGTTCTGGACCGGGCGCTGGACCGAGCGGTACGGAGTCAGCCATCCTGA